The proteins below come from a single Phocoena sinus isolate mPhoSin1 chromosome 2, mPhoSin1.pri, whole genome shotgun sequence genomic window:
- the ARF6 gene encoding ADP-ribosylation factor 6, producing the protein MGKVLSKIFGNKEMRILMLGLDAAGKTTILYKLKLGQSVTTIPTVGFNVETVTYKNVKFNVWDVGGQDKIRPLWRHYYTGTQGLIFVVDCADRDRIDEARQELHRIINDREMRDAIILIFANKQDLPDAMKPHEIQEKLGLTRIRDRNWYVQPSCATSGDGLYEGLTWLTSNYKS; encoded by the coding sequence ATGGGGAAGGTGCTATCTAAGATCTTCGGAAACAAGGAAATGCGGATCCTCATGTTGGGCCTGGACGCAGCCGGCAAGACAACCATCCTGTACAAGTTGAAGCTGGGCCAGTCGGTGACCACCATCCCTACCGTGGGTTTCAACGTGGAGACCGTGACTTACAAAAACGTCAAGTTCAACGTGTGGGATGTGGGCGGCCAGGACAAGATCCGGCCGCTCTGGCGGCATTACTACACCGGGACCCAGGGTCTGATCTTCGTAGTGGACTGCGCCGACCGCGACCGCATCGACGAGGCCCGCCAGGAGCTGCACCGCATTATCAATGACCGGGAGATGAGGGACGCCATAATCCTCATCTTCGCCAACAAGCAGGACCTGCCCGATGCCATGAAACCCCACGAGATCCAGGAGAAACTGGGCCTGACCCGGATTCGGGACAGGAACTGGTATGTGCAGCCCTCCTGTGCCACCTCGGGGGACGGACTCTATGAGGGGCTCACATGGTTAACCTCTAACTACAAATCCTAA